In Kogia breviceps isolate mKogBre1 chromosome 19, mKogBre1 haplotype 1, whole genome shotgun sequence, a single genomic region encodes these proteins:
- the CASKIN2 gene encoding caskin-2 isoform X1 — translation MGREQDLILAVKNGDVTGVQKLVAKVKATKTKLLGSTKRLNVNYQDADGFSALHHAALGGSLELIALLLEAQATVDIKDSNGMRPLHYAAWQGRLEPVRLLLRASAAVNAASLDGQIPLHLAAQYGHYEVSEMLLQHQSNPCLVNKAKKTPLDLACEFGRLKVAQLLLNSHLCVALLEGEAKDPCDPNYTTPLHLAAKNGHREVIRQLLRAGIEINRQTKTGTALHEAALYGKTEVVRLLLEGGVDVNIRNTYNQTALDIVNQFTTSQASREIKQLLREASGILKVRALKDFWNLHDPTALNVRAGDVITVLEQHPDGRWKGHIHESQRGTDRVGYFPPGIVEVVSKRVGVLAPRLPSASTTLRPGLSRTPQPPADDPLHPLTYGQLPRVGLSPDSPAGDRNSVGSEGSVGSIRSAGSGQSSEGTNGHGTGLLIENAQPLPSAGEDQVPPGLQPPPLADNPSHHPLANYRSGEQLFTQDVRPEQLLEGKDAQAIHNWLSEFQLEGYTAHFLQAGYDVPTISRMTPEDLTAIGVTKPGHRKKIASEIAQLSIAEWLPNYIPADLLEWLCALGLPQYHKQLVSSGYDSMGLVADLTWEELQEIGVNKLGHQKKLMLGVKRLAELRRGLLQGEAPGDGGRRLARGPELMAIEGLENGDGPAVAGPRLLTFQGSELSPELQAAMAGGGPEPLPLLPARSPSQESIGARSRGSGHSQEQPASQPSGGDPNTPQERNLPEGTERPPKLCSPLPGQGAPPYVFMYPQGSPSSPAPGPPPGAPRAFSYLAGPLATTPPDPPRPKRRSHSLSRPSPAEGEAEGEAEGPVDSALGSYATLTRRPGRSALARTSPSPTPTRGAPRSQSFALRARRKGPPPPPPKRLSSVSGPTLETPPPPPDGSPAPKEGGPPGPRRRTLSEPTGPSEPPGLPAPAGAASDTEEEDPGPEGTPPSRGSSGEGLPFAEEGNLTIKQRPKPAGPPPRETPVPAGLDFNLTESDTVKRRPKCREREPLQTALLAFGVAGATPGPPVPLSSQTPGESPSASASPPRPDPSSLSNPGAPAPLSPSPPAQPPVAPCPGPALENSRRPGEMEPPAPPAALLKVPGAGTAPKPVSVACTQLAFSGPKLAPRLGPRPVPPPRPENTGATGPGRAQQRLEQTSSSLAAALRAAEKSIGAEEREGPPGTSTKHILDDISTMFDALANQLDAMLD, via the exons ATGGGTCGAGAACAGGACCTGATCCTCGCCGTCAAGAATGGAGATGTGACTGGTGTGCAGAAACTGGTGGCTAAGGTCAAGGCCACGAAGACAA AGCTCCTTGGCTCCACGAAGAGACTCAACGTCAACTACCAGGATGCTGACGG GTTCTCGGCTCTCCACCACGCCGCCCTGGGGGGCAGCCTGGAGCTCATAGCCTTGCTGCTGGAGGCTCAGGCCACCGTTGACATCAAGGACAGCAATG GCATGCGCCCGCTGCACTATGCAGCCTGGCAGGGCCGGCTGGAGCCCGTGAGGCTGCTACTGCGGGCCTCTGCGGCCGTGAACGCCGCCTCGCTGGACGGGCAGATCCCGCTGCACCTGGCTGCCCAGTACGGACACTATGAAGTG tcAGAAATGCTCCTCCAGCATCAGTCCAACCCGTGCCTGGTCAACAAGGCCAAGAAGACGCCCTTGGACCTGGCCTGCGAATTTGGACGGCTCAAG GTGGCCCAGCTGTTACTGAACAGCCACTTATGTGTGGCACTGCTGGAGGGTGAGGCCAAGGACCCGTGTGACCCCAACTATACCACACCCCTGCACTTGGCTGCCAAGAACGGCCACAGAGAGGTCATCAG GCAGCTCCTGAGAGCTGGGATTGAGATCAACCGCCAGACCAAGACCGGCACGGCGCTCCACGAGGCCGCGCTGTACGGCAAGACCGAGGTGGTGCGGCTACTCCTGGAG GGTGGGGTGGACGTGAACATCCGGAACACGTATAACCAGACGGCGCTGGACATCGTGAATCAGTTCACCACCTCCCAGGCCAGCCGGGAAATCAAGCAGCTACTGCGGG aGGCCTCAGGGATCCTGAAGGTCCGGGCGCTCAAGGATTTCTGGAACCTCCACGATCCCACGGCCCTCAATGTCCGGGCAGGGGACGTGATCACG GTGCTTGAGCAGCACCCCGACGGCCGCTGGAAGGGCCACATCCACGAGAGCCAGAGGGGCACGGACCGTGTGGGCTACTTTCCCCCGGGCATCGTTGAAGTGGTCAGCAAGCGAGTGGGCGTCCTTGCACCCCGCCTCCCCTCTGCGTCCACCACCCTGCGCCCAGGCCTCTCCAGGACACCGCAGCCCCCTGCCGATGACCCCCTGCACCCCCTTACCTATGGCCAGTTGCCTCGGGTGGGCCTCAGCCCAGACAGCCCAG CAGGTGACAGGAACAGCGTGGGCAGTGAGGGCAGCGTGGGAAGCATCCGCAGTGCCGGCAGCGGACAGAGTTCCGAGGGCACCAACGGCCACGGCACCGGCCTCCTGATTGAGAATGCCCAG CCACTGCCCTCTGCTGGAGAGGACCAGGTGCCGCCAGGACTGCAGCCCCCGCCCCTGGCAG ACAACCCAAGCCACCACCCTCTGGCCAACTACCGCTCCGGGGAGCAGCTCTTCACCCAGGACGTGAGGCCGGAGCAGCTGCTGGAGGGGAAG GACGCTCAGGCCATTCATAACTGGCTCAGCGAGTTCCAGCTGGAGGGCTACactgcccactttctgcaggCTGGCTATGACGTGCCAACTATCAGCCGCATGACACCCGAG GACCTGACGGCCATCGGGGTGACCAAGCCCGGGCACAGGAAGAAGATCGCCTCAGAGATCGCCCAGCTCAGCATCGCCGAGTGGTTACCCAACTACATCCCG GCAGACCTGCTGGAGTGGCTGTGCGCGCTGGGGCTGCCGCAGTACCACAAGCAGCTGGTGAGCAGCGGCTACGATTCCATGGGGCTGGTGGCCGACCTCACTTGGGAGGAGCTGCAGGAGATCGGCGTCAACAAGCTCG GTCATCAGAAGAAGCTCATGCTGGGGGTGAAGCGGCTGGCTGAGCTTCGGCGGGGCCTACTGCAGGGCGAGGCCCCAGGTGACGGCGGCCGCCGGCTGGCCAGGGGCCCGGAGCTCATGGCCATCGAGGGGCTGGAGAATGGGGACGGTCCGGCTGTGGCTGGCCCGCGCCTCCTCACCTTCCAGGGCAGCGAGCTGAGCCCAGAGCTACAGGCGGCCATGGCAGGGGGTGGCCCTGAGCCGCTCCCCCTGCTCCCTGCCCGTTCCCCAAGCCAGGAGAGCATCGGGGCACGCTCACGGGGGTCCGGACACTCGCAGGAACAGCCTGCCTCCCAGCCCAGTGGCGGAGACCCCAACACCCCACAGGAGAGGAATCTTCCAGAGGGCACAGAGCGGCCCCCTAAGCTCTGTTCCCCACTTCCTGGCCAAGGGGCCCCCCCTTATGTTTTTATGTACCCCCAGGGCTCGccctccagcccagccccagggccGCCTCCTGGCGCACCCCGGGCCTTCTCCTACTTGGCCGGCCCCCTGGCCACCACTCCTCCAGACCCGCCTCGGCCCAAGCGCCGGTCCCACAGCCTGAGCCGCCCCAGCCCGGCCGAGGGGGAAGCCGAGGGGGAGGCCGAAGGGCCAGTGGATAGCGCCTTGGGCAGCTACGCCACCCTCACTCGGCGACCAGGACGCAGCGCCCTCGCCCGGACCAGCCCCAGCCCGACCCCAACCCGAGGGGCGCCCCGCAGCCAGTCCTTCGCCCTGCGGGCCCGCCGCAaaggccccccgcccccgccccccaagcgCCTCAGCTCCGTCTCCGGCCCCACCCTGgagacgccgccgccgccgccagatGGAAGCCCGGCGCCCAAGGAGGGGGGGCCCCCGGGGCCCCGGAGGCGAACACTCAGTGAACCCACGGGCCCCTCGGAGCCCCCCGGCCTGCCCGCCCCGGCTGGCGCCGCATCGGACACGGAGGAGGAGGACCCAGGGCCCGAGGGGACACCCCCGTCTCGGGGCAGCTCAGGGGAGGGGCTCCCGTTCGCGGAGGAGGGGAACCTGACGATCAAACAGAGGCCCAAGCCGGCGGGCCCCCCACCCCGGGAGACGCCCGTGCCTGCTGGCCTCGACTTCAACCTCACAGAGTCAGACACTGTTAAGCGGAGGCCCAAATGCCGGGAGAGGGAGCCACTGCAGACGGCACTCCTGGCCTTCGGGGTGGCCGGTGCCACGCCCGGCCCCCCTGTCCCCCTGTCCTCGCAGACCCCCGGCGAGTCCCCCTCGGCCTCCGCCAGCCCTCCCCGGCCTGACCCTAGCAGCCTCTCGAACCCCGGGGCTCCAGCCCctctctctcccagccccccgGCCCAGCCCCCCGTGGCTCCCTGCCCGGGGCCGGCTCTGGAGAACAGTCGGCGGCCCGGGGAGATGGAGCCCCCGGCTCCCCCTGCTGCCCTCCTCAAGGTGCCCGGAGCAG GAACAGCCCCCAAGCCTGTGTCTGTGGCCTGCACCCAGCTGGCATTTTCTGGCCCTAAGCTGGCTCCCCGGCTCGGCCCCCGCCCTGTGCCCCCTCCAAGGCCAGAGAACACTGGGGCCACGGGCCCAGGCCGGGCCCAGCAGAGACTGGAGCAGACCAGCTCATCCCTGGCAGCTGCCTTGCGGGCCGCGGAGAAGAGCATTGGTGCTGAGGAGCGAGAGGG
- the CASKIN2 gene encoding caskin-2 isoform X2 — protein MGREQDLILAVKNGDVTGVQKLVAKVKATKTKLLGSTKRLNVNYQDADGFSALHHAALGGSLELIALLLEAQATVDIKDSNGMRPLHYAAWQGRLEPVRLLLRASAAVNAASLDGQIPLHLAAQYGHYEVSEMLLQHQSNPCLVNKAKKTPLDLACEFGRLKVAQLLLNSHLCVALLEGEAKDPCDPNYTTPLHLAAKNGHREVIRQLLRAGIEINRQTKTGTALHEAALYGKTEVVRLLLEGGVDVNIRNTYNQTALDIVNQFTTSQASREIKQLLREASGILKVRALKDFWNLHDPTALNVRAGDVITVLEQHPDGRWKGHIHESQRGTDRVGYFPPGIVEVVSKRVGVLAPRLPSASTTLRPGLSRTPQPPADDPLHPLTYGQLPRVGLSPDSPAGDRNSVGSEGSVGSIRSAGSGQSSEGTNGHGTGLLIENAQPLPSAGEDQVPPGLQPPPLADNPSHHPLANYRSGEQLFTQDVRPEQLLEGKDAQAIHNWLSEFQLEGYTAHFLQAGYDVPTISRMTPEDLTAIGVTKPGHRKKIASEIAQLSIAEWLPNYIPADLLEWLCALGLPQYHKQLVSSGYDSMGLVADLTWEELQEIGVNKLGHQKKLMLGVKRLAELRRGLLQGEAPGDGGRRLARGPELMAIEGLENGDGPAVAGPRLLTFQGSELSPELQAAMAGGGPEPLPLLPARSPSQESIGARSRGSGHSQEQPASQPSGGDPNTPQERNLPEGTERPPKLCSPLPGQGAPPYVFMYPQGSPSSPAPGPPPGAPRAFSYLAGPLATTPPDPPRPKRRSHSLSRPSPAEGEAEGEAEGPVDSALGSYATLTRRPGRSALARTSPSPTPTRGAPRSQSFALRARRKGPPPPPPKRLSSVSGPTLETPPPPPDGSPAPKEGGPPGPRRRTLSEPTGPSEPPGLPAPAGAASDTEEEDPGPEGTPPSRGSSGEGLPFAEEGNLTIKQRPKPAGPPPRETPVPAGLDFNLTESDTVKRRPKCREREPLQTALLAFGVAGATPGPPVPLSSQTPGESPSASASPPRPDPSSLSNPGAPAPLSPSPPAQPPVAPCPGPALENSRRPGEMEPPAPPAALLKVPGAGTAPKPVSVACTQLAFSGPKLAPRLGPRPVPPPRPENTGATGPGRAQQRLEQTSSSLAAALRAAEKSIGAEEREGESWWPPLRGT, from the exons ATGGGTCGAGAACAGGACCTGATCCTCGCCGTCAAGAATGGAGATGTGACTGGTGTGCAGAAACTGGTGGCTAAGGTCAAGGCCACGAAGACAA AGCTCCTTGGCTCCACGAAGAGACTCAACGTCAACTACCAGGATGCTGACGG GTTCTCGGCTCTCCACCACGCCGCCCTGGGGGGCAGCCTGGAGCTCATAGCCTTGCTGCTGGAGGCTCAGGCCACCGTTGACATCAAGGACAGCAATG GCATGCGCCCGCTGCACTATGCAGCCTGGCAGGGCCGGCTGGAGCCCGTGAGGCTGCTACTGCGGGCCTCTGCGGCCGTGAACGCCGCCTCGCTGGACGGGCAGATCCCGCTGCACCTGGCTGCCCAGTACGGACACTATGAAGTG tcAGAAATGCTCCTCCAGCATCAGTCCAACCCGTGCCTGGTCAACAAGGCCAAGAAGACGCCCTTGGACCTGGCCTGCGAATTTGGACGGCTCAAG GTGGCCCAGCTGTTACTGAACAGCCACTTATGTGTGGCACTGCTGGAGGGTGAGGCCAAGGACCCGTGTGACCCCAACTATACCACACCCCTGCACTTGGCTGCCAAGAACGGCCACAGAGAGGTCATCAG GCAGCTCCTGAGAGCTGGGATTGAGATCAACCGCCAGACCAAGACCGGCACGGCGCTCCACGAGGCCGCGCTGTACGGCAAGACCGAGGTGGTGCGGCTACTCCTGGAG GGTGGGGTGGACGTGAACATCCGGAACACGTATAACCAGACGGCGCTGGACATCGTGAATCAGTTCACCACCTCCCAGGCCAGCCGGGAAATCAAGCAGCTACTGCGGG aGGCCTCAGGGATCCTGAAGGTCCGGGCGCTCAAGGATTTCTGGAACCTCCACGATCCCACGGCCCTCAATGTCCGGGCAGGGGACGTGATCACG GTGCTTGAGCAGCACCCCGACGGCCGCTGGAAGGGCCACATCCACGAGAGCCAGAGGGGCACGGACCGTGTGGGCTACTTTCCCCCGGGCATCGTTGAAGTGGTCAGCAAGCGAGTGGGCGTCCTTGCACCCCGCCTCCCCTCTGCGTCCACCACCCTGCGCCCAGGCCTCTCCAGGACACCGCAGCCCCCTGCCGATGACCCCCTGCACCCCCTTACCTATGGCCAGTTGCCTCGGGTGGGCCTCAGCCCAGACAGCCCAG CAGGTGACAGGAACAGCGTGGGCAGTGAGGGCAGCGTGGGAAGCATCCGCAGTGCCGGCAGCGGACAGAGTTCCGAGGGCACCAACGGCCACGGCACCGGCCTCCTGATTGAGAATGCCCAG CCACTGCCCTCTGCTGGAGAGGACCAGGTGCCGCCAGGACTGCAGCCCCCGCCCCTGGCAG ACAACCCAAGCCACCACCCTCTGGCCAACTACCGCTCCGGGGAGCAGCTCTTCACCCAGGACGTGAGGCCGGAGCAGCTGCTGGAGGGGAAG GACGCTCAGGCCATTCATAACTGGCTCAGCGAGTTCCAGCTGGAGGGCTACactgcccactttctgcaggCTGGCTATGACGTGCCAACTATCAGCCGCATGACACCCGAG GACCTGACGGCCATCGGGGTGACCAAGCCCGGGCACAGGAAGAAGATCGCCTCAGAGATCGCCCAGCTCAGCATCGCCGAGTGGTTACCCAACTACATCCCG GCAGACCTGCTGGAGTGGCTGTGCGCGCTGGGGCTGCCGCAGTACCACAAGCAGCTGGTGAGCAGCGGCTACGATTCCATGGGGCTGGTGGCCGACCTCACTTGGGAGGAGCTGCAGGAGATCGGCGTCAACAAGCTCG GTCATCAGAAGAAGCTCATGCTGGGGGTGAAGCGGCTGGCTGAGCTTCGGCGGGGCCTACTGCAGGGCGAGGCCCCAGGTGACGGCGGCCGCCGGCTGGCCAGGGGCCCGGAGCTCATGGCCATCGAGGGGCTGGAGAATGGGGACGGTCCGGCTGTGGCTGGCCCGCGCCTCCTCACCTTCCAGGGCAGCGAGCTGAGCCCAGAGCTACAGGCGGCCATGGCAGGGGGTGGCCCTGAGCCGCTCCCCCTGCTCCCTGCCCGTTCCCCAAGCCAGGAGAGCATCGGGGCACGCTCACGGGGGTCCGGACACTCGCAGGAACAGCCTGCCTCCCAGCCCAGTGGCGGAGACCCCAACACCCCACAGGAGAGGAATCTTCCAGAGGGCACAGAGCGGCCCCCTAAGCTCTGTTCCCCACTTCCTGGCCAAGGGGCCCCCCCTTATGTTTTTATGTACCCCCAGGGCTCGccctccagcccagccccagggccGCCTCCTGGCGCACCCCGGGCCTTCTCCTACTTGGCCGGCCCCCTGGCCACCACTCCTCCAGACCCGCCTCGGCCCAAGCGCCGGTCCCACAGCCTGAGCCGCCCCAGCCCGGCCGAGGGGGAAGCCGAGGGGGAGGCCGAAGGGCCAGTGGATAGCGCCTTGGGCAGCTACGCCACCCTCACTCGGCGACCAGGACGCAGCGCCCTCGCCCGGACCAGCCCCAGCCCGACCCCAACCCGAGGGGCGCCCCGCAGCCAGTCCTTCGCCCTGCGGGCCCGCCGCAaaggccccccgcccccgccccccaagcgCCTCAGCTCCGTCTCCGGCCCCACCCTGgagacgccgccgccgccgccagatGGAAGCCCGGCGCCCAAGGAGGGGGGGCCCCCGGGGCCCCGGAGGCGAACACTCAGTGAACCCACGGGCCCCTCGGAGCCCCCCGGCCTGCCCGCCCCGGCTGGCGCCGCATCGGACACGGAGGAGGAGGACCCAGGGCCCGAGGGGACACCCCCGTCTCGGGGCAGCTCAGGGGAGGGGCTCCCGTTCGCGGAGGAGGGGAACCTGACGATCAAACAGAGGCCCAAGCCGGCGGGCCCCCCACCCCGGGAGACGCCCGTGCCTGCTGGCCTCGACTTCAACCTCACAGAGTCAGACACTGTTAAGCGGAGGCCCAAATGCCGGGAGAGGGAGCCACTGCAGACGGCACTCCTGGCCTTCGGGGTGGCCGGTGCCACGCCCGGCCCCCCTGTCCCCCTGTCCTCGCAGACCCCCGGCGAGTCCCCCTCGGCCTCCGCCAGCCCTCCCCGGCCTGACCCTAGCAGCCTCTCGAACCCCGGGGCTCCAGCCCctctctctcccagccccccgGCCCAGCCCCCCGTGGCTCCCTGCCCGGGGCCGGCTCTGGAGAACAGTCGGCGGCCCGGGGAGATGGAGCCCCCGGCTCCCCCTGCTGCCCTCCTCAAGGTGCCCGGAGCAG GAACAGCCCCCAAGCCTGTGTCTGTGGCCTGCACCCAGCTGGCATTTTCTGGCCCTAAGCTGGCTCCCCGGCTCGGCCCCCGCCCTGTGCCCCCTCCAAGGCCAGAGAACACTGGGGCCACGGGCCCAGGCCGGGCCCAGCAGAGACTGGAGCAGACCAGCTCATCCCTGGCAGCTGCCTTGCGGGCCGCGGAGAAGAGCATTGGTGCTGAGGAGCGAGAGGG